In one Funiculus sociatus GB2-C1 genomic region, the following are encoded:
- a CDS encoding DUF1206 domain-containing protein, translating into MPSSTWIEQLARFGYAAKGIVYFIIGLLAIPVAFGSGSKTADTSGALDTIVAQPFGKFLLALIAFGLMGYVLWQLTQALLDPEHQGKINAKRIVQRLGYALSGLSYAGVSLSAVQTVFGKEGDDSSWRRDWAARLLEQPLGQELFWIVGAIAIAVGVSLTA; encoded by the coding sequence ATGCCTAGTAGCACTTGGATAGAGCAACTTGCGCGGTTCGGTTATGCGGCGAAGGGAATAGTGTACTTTATTATTGGCTTGCTGGCGATACCTGTGGCGTTTGGCTCCGGCAGCAAAACGGCTGACACGAGCGGAGCTTTGGATACAATTGTTGCACAGCCGTTTGGAAAATTTTTGCTTGCTTTGATTGCTTTTGGTCTGATGGGGTACGTGCTATGGCAGTTGACTCAGGCATTGCTCGATCCGGAGCATCAAGGCAAGATTAATGCTAAGAGAATTGTACAGCGCCTTGGCTATGCGCTCAGTGGTCTGAGCTACGCAGGTGTATCGCTTAGCGCTGTGCAGACTGTTTTTGGTAAAGAAGGCGACGATAGCAGCTGGCGGCGAGACTGGGCGGCGCGTTTGCTGGAACAACCTTTGGGACAAGAGCTATTTTGGATTGTCGGA